From one Desulfurococcus sp. genomic stretch:
- a CDS encoding protein-L-isoaspartate O-methyltransferase, whose amino-acid sequence MEEYRRRVIEELYMLGYVRSEKVKKALLKVPRELFVPRHLREYAYVDTPLPIGYGQTISAIHMVAIMTEELDPEPGDRVLEVGTGSGYQAAVLAEIVARSSPERRGHVYTIERIPELAEYARERLSEAGYSDDVTVVTGDGSLGLPEKAPFDKIIVTAAAPTIPPPLIEQLADGGRLVIPVGDPYIQRLIIVEKRGGVLTKRYGIECVFVPLIGRYGWRENRSGSYHPRST is encoded by the coding sequence ATGGAGGAGTACAGGAGGCGGGTTATCGAGGAGCTATATATGCTCGGGTATGTTAGAAGCGAGAAGGTTAAAAAAGCTCTCCTCAAGGTTCCCCGAGAGCTCTTTGTGCCAAGACATCTGAGAGAGTATGCTTACGTTGACACGCCTCTACCTATAGGCTATGGGCAGACTATTAGTGCTATACATATGGTTGCCATAATGACGGAAGAACTTGACCCTGAACCAGGTGATAGAGTACTAGAGGTTGGAACAGGCTCAGGATACCAGGCTGCAGTTCTCGCTGAAATCGTGGCGAGAAGTAGCCCTGAGCGGAGAGGCCACGTGTATACTATCGAGAGGATCCCTGAGCTAGCAGAGTACGCTAGAGAACGCCTAAGTGAAGCAGGCTATAGTGACGACGTGACAGTTGTCACAGGTGATGGGAGCCTCGGGCTGCCGGAGAAGGCGCCATTCGATAAGATCATTGTCACTGCTGCTGCACCCACTATCCCGCCACCACTCATCGAGCAGCTAGCAGATGGAGGCAGACTAGTGATACCAGTCGGCGACCCCTATATCCAGAGGCTCATCATAGTAGAGAAGCGGGGAGGCGTGCTCACCAAGAGATACGGGATTGAATGCGTGTTCGTGCCACTAATAGGTAGATATGGATGGCGTGAAAATCGTTCAGGCTCCTATCACCCCCGTAGTACTTAA
- a CDS encoding DUF371 domain-containing protein, with product MPQIIPGLTGMVAVEVVYARGHPNIKATHPTTLEVTREEHLTERGDCIIGVSASKAPRDFSESFKEALRSDRAVLVALIIVGGLMDVVLAQGSSRLLLDSPVKLVIRRSSFIEPATIGVKASKAARDIDRGIIAALRNPDTVVELKLYALRLDEIESIYTGSRSIL from the coding sequence TTGCCCCAAATAATACCAGGGTTAACCGGGATGGTTGCTGTTGAAGTAGTATATGCGAGAGGCCACCCTAATATTAAGGCTACTCATCCTACTACACTAGAGGTTACTAGAGAGGAGCATCTAACTGAGAGAGGAGACTGTATTATAGGTGTCTCAGCTAGTAAAGCACCGAGAGACTTCTCGGAGAGCTTTAAAGAAGCTTTAAGAAGTGATAGGGCAGTACTTGTAGCCCTAATCATAGTTGGAGGTTTAATGGATGTAGTGTTAGCTCAGGGTAGTAGCAGGCTTCTACTGGATAGCCCTGTTAAACTAGTCATAAGAAGAAGCTCGTTCATCGAGCCAGCTACAATTGGTGTTAAAGCCAGCAAGGCGGCGAGAGATATAGATAGAGGAATTATCGCCGCGCTCCGAAACCCTGACACAGTAGTCGAGTTAAAACTATACGCTTTAAGGCTTGACGAGATCGAATCTATATACACCGGCTCTAGGAGCATACTCTAA
- a CDS encoding methyltransferase, whose product MVADNILCVSVERRYADIAIRRLKSRGLVNTEYRVSRLDGIILIPVVKFTGDLHDILEGVPFVITECSPPARRLEPAVRVPSYDLIGGVAIVRSNVLGFMEESELVEALRSVHPGLKAIYVKEETVDEYRVPVLRLLWGEPVSEVVAKEYGLLFKVSLGRVYYNPRLAEEHHRIAVASRDGELIVDLFTGIGGFPVHIASLRRSLIIANDLNPEAYRLLCWNIEANARRLKGTIIPLNTDARRIVEYVRIEGKADRVIANLPKSSLEFLGVYDAVLKPGGVLHLYHLTYDPDTTRVELESRLPGWRIQESRLVLEYAPRAGVYRFDLVKP is encoded by the coding sequence ATGGTGGCTGATAATATTCTCTGTGTCAGCGTTGAGAGAAGGTATGCTGATATAGCTATACGGAGGCTTAAATCCAGAGGACTCGTTAACACGGAGTACCGGGTCTCCAGGCTTGATGGTATAATTCTAATACCTGTAGTAAAATTCACAGGGGATCTCCACGATATTCTAGAAGGTGTACCATTCGTGATCACAGAGTGTAGTCCACCGGCTAGAAGACTTGAGCCTGCTGTTAGAGTTCCCTCCTACGACCTAATAGGTGGTGTAGCCATAGTTAGAAGCAATGTACTAGGCTTCATGGAGGAATCAGAGCTCGTTGAAGCGTTGAGAAGCGTTCATCCAGGCTTGAAGGCAATATACGTTAAGGAGGAGACGGTCGACGAGTATAGAGTACCAGTCCTGAGACTCTTATGGGGTGAACCAGTAAGTGAAGTGGTAGCTAAAGAGTACGGGCTGCTCTTTAAAGTATCCCTTGGTAGAGTATACTACAATCCTAGGCTCGCTGAGGAACACCACAGGATAGCAGTAGCTTCAAGGGATGGTGAGCTCATAGTAGACCTCTTCACGGGGATCGGAGGGTTCCCAGTTCACATAGCGTCGCTAAGGAGATCCCTCATCATAGCCAACGACTTGAATCCAGAAGCATATAGGCTTCTATGCTGGAATATAGAGGCTAATGCTAGAAGGCTTAAGGGGACTATAATACCATTGAATACTGATGCCAGGAGAATAGTAGAGTACGTGAGGATTGAGGGTAAAGCTGACAGGGTTATAGCCAACCTGCCTAAATCTAGTCTTGAATTCCTTGGCGTATATGATGCAGTCCTTAAACCTGGAGGTGTTCTCCACCTCTACCATCTCACCTACGATCCTGATACTACTAGAGTGGAGCTTGAATCTAGGCTGCCTGGCTGGAGAATCCAGGAGTCAAGGCTAGTCTTAGAGTATGCTCCTAGAGCCGGTGTATATAGATTCGATCTCGTCAAGCCTTAA